A genomic stretch from Glaciecola nitratireducens FR1064 includes:
- the cyoE gene encoding heme o synthase, with product MSQQAIASKSIRSQATWRDYYEMTKPRVVMLLLLTALVGMCLATETWIDPQVLVFGMLGIGLLSSSAAVINHVVDYKIDSLMARTFNRPVATGKVSPKRALIFAFVIGAIGFVFLALFVNMLTAWLTLASLVGYAVIYTSYLKRATPQNIVIGGLAGAAPPLLGWTAVTGDIHAYALLLVLIVFTWTPPHFWALAIHREKDYAKAEIPMLPVTHGVDFTKTCVLLYTVLLCLVCALPYLVDMSGLIYLFGSTVLNAGFMYYAIKLKYNPTSTTAMDTFKYSIYHLMILFVVLLADHYIPL from the coding sequence ATGAGCCAACAAGCTATTGCTTCAAAGTCCATTCGCAGTCAAGCTACATGGCGAGACTATTATGAAATGACCAAGCCACGTGTGGTCATGCTGTTATTGCTGACAGCGCTGGTTGGCATGTGCCTTGCCACAGAAACGTGGATTGATCCGCAAGTGCTGGTTTTTGGCATGTTAGGCATTGGTTTACTGTCTTCTTCTGCTGCCGTCATCAATCATGTTGTTGACTATAAAATTGACAGCTTAATGGCTCGCACGTTTAACCGCCCTGTTGCCACAGGTAAAGTGTCGCCAAAACGCGCGCTTATTTTCGCCTTCGTTATTGGTGCGATTGGTTTTGTTTTCTTAGCACTCTTTGTCAACATGCTTACGGCCTGGTTAACTTTAGCTAGCCTTGTCGGATATGCCGTCATTTATACTTCCTACCTTAAACGCGCGACACCACAAAATATCGTGATTGGTGGTTTAGCTGGTGCGGCACCTCCCTTGTTAGGTTGGACTGCGGTAACTGGCGATATTCATGCCTATGCACTATTGTTGGTGCTGATTGTATTTACTTGGACACCTCCGCATTTTTGGGCTTTAGCCATTCACCGCGAAAAAGATTACGCTAAAGCTGAAATTCCAATGTTGCCGGTGACTCATGGCGTTGATTTCACCAAAACCTGCGTGTTGTTGTATACCGTTCTACTATGCTTAGTGTGTGCATTGCCTTACTTGGTTGATATGAGCGGATTGATTTATCTCTTTGGATCTACCGTATTGAACGCTGGTTTTATGTATTACGCTATCAAGCTTAAATACAATCCAACGTCTACTACTGCAATGGATACATTTAAGTACTCGATATACCATCTCATGATTTTATTCGTTGTACTGCTGGCCGATCATTACATTCCTTTGTAA
- a CDS encoding COX15/CtaA family protein: MKKLVLASIFLALLVIVLGAYTRLTDAGLGCPDWPGCYGTLLVPQSEQHVELANQAFPERPVEAEKAWNEMIHRYFAAGLGFFILVIFFTSLVKKMRGSHGPVKLPFLLLVLVCFQGALGMWTVTLNLLPVVVMGHLLGGFTVLSCLFLLYLRLTPYRIPGGDSQIRHYAKFGALGIAIVVWQIALGGWTSANYASLACTELPICEGDWFSNLDIAGAFSVPVAENYEFGVHDYQERATMHIMHRIGAIVTFIYLCWFAITLYKRSSSGLMKRLATTMTLVLGAQVLLGVSNVVYSLPLTVAVLHNAVAACLLLVMVLITYTMYRKY; the protein is encoded by the coding sequence ATGAAGAAGTTGGTGCTTGCGAGTATTTTTTTAGCACTATTGGTTATTGTCCTTGGCGCATACACTCGCTTAACGGACGCAGGACTTGGTTGTCCAGATTGGCCCGGTTGCTATGGCACATTGTTAGTTCCTCAGTCTGAACAACACGTTGAGCTAGCAAATCAAGCTTTTCCTGAGCGACCTGTCGAGGCTGAAAAAGCGTGGAACGAAATGATCCACCGCTACTTCGCAGCCGGCCTAGGGTTTTTCATTCTCGTTATATTTTTTACGTCATTAGTTAAAAAGATGCGTGGTTCGCATGGTCCGGTAAAACTCCCATTTTTACTATTGGTTTTAGTCTGTTTCCAAGGCGCTTTGGGCATGTGGACCGTGACGCTTAATTTGCTTCCCGTTGTGGTTATGGGGCACTTATTGGGCGGCTTCACCGTGCTATCGTGTTTGTTTTTACTTTATTTGCGACTAACCCCTTACCGTATACCCGGTGGCGATTCACAAATCAGACACTATGCGAAATTTGGCGCGCTTGGTATTGCAATCGTTGTGTGGCAGATAGCCTTGGGCGGCTGGACAAGCGCAAATTATGCATCGCTTGCATGTACTGAACTGCCTATTTGCGAAGGTGATTGGTTTAGTAATTTAGATATTGCTGGCGCGTTTAGCGTCCCCGTTGCTGAAAATTATGAATTTGGTGTGCATGATTATCAAGAGCGCGCCACTATGCACATAATGCATAGAATTGGTGCAATTGTGACCTTTATTTATTTATGCTGGTTTGCTATTACGCTCTATAAACGTTCATCTTCAGGCTTAATGAAAAGATTAGCGACAACAATGACGCTTGTGCTTGGCGCTCAAGTATTGTTGGGCGTAAGCAACGTTGTTTATAGCTTACCTTTGACAGTGGCTGTGTTGCATAACGCGGTTGCCGCTTGTTTATTACTCGTCATGGTTCTTATCACCTACACAATGTATCGGAAATACTAA
- a CDS encoding SURF1 family protein, with the protein MWIRKLPLLPTIVTLLCVVIMFGLGIWQLERKAQKDIRLMQIEERQSNRPYKLEELVFERGVNINSNNDTNNNTSDSKNLDIQDFPVSFVGTAQLENLFFIDNKIVSGRTGYQVVVPVATLDKDIVLANLGWLRGNGIRGQLPLISDNLRSELTERSAQFTGVVSYPSINAMVSETNTAFGQFPALLQQTDMAQMKQHLRAAGLLSQGKLYPFIVNLTPDESSEFIRNWQPVVMSPEKHLGYAVQWFGLGIAALTIYLLSLMKLFQTKNNKEN; encoded by the coding sequence ATGTGGATTCGAAAACTCCCTCTACTGCCTACCATAGTCACTTTATTGTGCGTTGTCATCATGTTTGGTTTGGGTATATGGCAGTTAGAACGAAAAGCCCAGAAAGATATTCGCTTAATGCAAATTGAGGAGCGGCAGTCCAACAGGCCATATAAGCTTGAAGAACTGGTGTTTGAGCGTGGCGTGAATATTAACAGCAACAACGATACTAACAATAATACCTCGGATAGCAAAAATTTAGATATTCAGGACTTTCCGGTGAGCTTTGTAGGCACTGCGCAACTGGAAAACTTATTTTTTATCGACAATAAAATAGTGTCAGGTAGAACGGGTTATCAAGTCGTGGTCCCAGTAGCGACTTTGGATAAGGATATCGTACTCGCCAATTTGGGTTGGCTTCGGGGTAATGGCATTCGCGGCCAATTACCTTTGATATCGGATAATCTGAGATCTGAACTTACAGAGCGTTCTGCACAATTTACTGGTGTGGTGAGCTACCCGTCTATCAATGCAATGGTGTCTGAAACCAATACGGCATTTGGTCAATTCCCAGCGTTATTGCAACAAACGGACATGGCACAAATGAAACAGCATCTGCGTGCAGCCGGACTGCTTAGTCAGGGCAAACTTTACCCTTTTATTGTCAATCTAACACCTGATGAAAGTTCTGAATTCATACGCAACTGGCAGCCCGTGGTAATGAGCCCAGAAAAACACTTGGGTTATGCTGTGCAGTGGTTCGGCCTAGGTATTGCCGCGTTGACTATTTATCTCCTCAGCTTGATGAAGCTATTTCAAACTAAAAATAATAAAGAGAATTAA
- a CDS encoding DUF2909 domain-containing protein, protein MVFSLFQAMMVMLKNDQNQNMSKYIGRRVLASAVIIGIILIAVATGIIQPNPTPH, encoded by the coding sequence ATGGTTTTTAGTCTCTTTCAAGCCATGATGGTCATGCTGAAAAATGACCAAAACCAAAATATGAGTAAGTATATCGGTAGACGAGTTCTTGCATCGGCTGTGATTATAGGAATCATCCTTATTGCAGTTGCAACGGGTATCATTCAGCCCAACCCAACGCCCCACTAG
- a CDS encoding cytochrome c oxidase subunit 3 yields the protein MAQEQYEKYYVPEQSIWPIVGAVALFLIAVGAGNFVIESTRDKTGYGFYILMAGIALLLIMITGWFKNQIDESMSGLYSAQLGRSYRQGMAWFIFSEVMFFMAFFGALFYARTISIPWLGGASNNASTNEVLWNGFQATWPLLTTPADAISTGEPSTQAMPWTGLPLINTALLLASSVTLHYAHVGLEKVKRTQLISLLSLTILLGAIFLVLQVQEYVHAYRDLGLTLDSGVYGNTFFLLTGFHGMHVTLGTIILIVLLGRCLKGHFTPKEHFAFQAGSWYWHFVDVVWVMLFFFVYIL from the coding sequence ATGGCCCAAGAACAATACGAAAAATATTATGTCCCTGAACAAAGTATCTGGCCCATTGTTGGTGCGGTTGCTCTGTTTTTAATTGCTGTTGGTGCAGGTAACTTTGTGATCGAAAGCACTCGCGATAAAACTGGCTATGGCTTTTATATCCTAATGGCGGGCATTGCCCTCCTTCTCATTATGATTACAGGCTGGTTTAAAAATCAAATTGATGAATCTATGAGTGGACTTTACAGTGCTCAACTAGGCCGCTCTTACCGACAGGGGATGGCGTGGTTTATATTTTCTGAAGTGATGTTTTTTATGGCATTCTTTGGTGCGCTATTTTACGCAAGAACGATTAGTATTCCTTGGTTAGGTGGTGCTTCTAATAACGCTAGTACAAATGAAGTGTTGTGGAATGGTTTTCAAGCTACCTGGCCCCTATTGACTACACCTGCAGACGCTATTTCAACGGGTGAACCATCGACTCAAGCGATGCCTTGGACTGGCTTGCCGCTAATTAACACTGCATTGTTATTAGCCTCATCTGTTACCCTGCATTATGCGCATGTAGGTTTAGAAAAAGTGAAACGTACTCAACTTATAAGCTTGTTAAGCCTTACTATTTTGCTCGGTGCAATATTTTTAGTCTTGCAAGTACAAGAATACGTTCACGCGTATCGTGATCTTGGACTCACTTTGGATTCGGGTGTTTATGGAAATACCTTCTTTTTACTAACGGGCTTCCATGGAATGCACGTTACTTTAGGTACTATCATTCTCATTGTACTATTGGGTCGATGTTTGAAAGGGCACTTTACACCAAAAGAACATTTTGCATTTCAAGCCGGTAGCTGGTACTGGCACTTTGTTGACGTGGTTTGGGTTATGCTATTCTTCTTCGTATACATATTGTAG
- a CDS encoding cytochrome c oxidase assembly protein — MSELPGSKDKTEKADASLESGRASETQIPKTRAETAAENAKTVRTLVFVVIGMLGFSFALVPLYDVFCDLTGINGKTSNEAAVYESVIIDESRTIKVEFITRTHSGMPWEFRAQTAEVAVHPGEMSEVAFYVRNPTDRDIIAQAIPSVSPGTAALFVNKTECFCFKHQPLKAGEEALMPMKFYVDPQLPKDITVFTLQYTLYDISAKVQPAVDVAMNNS, encoded by the coding sequence ATGTCTGAACTACCTGGTTCTAAGGACAAAACTGAAAAAGCTGACGCTTCGCTAGAGAGTGGGCGAGCGTCGGAAACTCAAATACCAAAAACCCGCGCGGAGACTGCTGCGGAAAATGCAAAAACCGTGAGAACACTGGTATTTGTAGTCATTGGTATGTTGGGATTCAGCTTTGCCCTAGTGCCTTTATATGATGTTTTTTGTGACCTTACGGGCATAAATGGCAAAACATCAAATGAGGCAGCTGTTTACGAATCAGTGATAATAGACGAATCTCGAACCATTAAAGTTGAGTTTATAACGCGCACGCACTCTGGAATGCCTTGGGAGTTTAGAGCCCAAACAGCAGAAGTTGCGGTGCATCCAGGCGAAATGAGTGAAGTCGCTTTTTATGTTCGAAATCCAACAGATCGGGACATCATTGCTCAAGCTATACCGTCGGTGTCTCCTGGCACGGCGGCATTGTTTGTGAATAAGACAGAATGCTTCTGTTTCAAGCATCAGCCGCTAAAAGCGGGTGAAGAAGCCTTAATGCCAATGAAGTTTTACGTTGACCCACAGCTTCCAAAAGATATCACCGTTTTTACATTGCAGTACACGCTTTATGACATATCTGCAAAAGTACAACCCGCTGTTGACGTTGCCATGAACAACAGCTAA
- the ctaD gene encoding cytochrome c oxidase subunit I has product MNTETVNEAHDSHDGHDAHHEHHIPKGILRWLFTTNHKDIGTLYLWFAFIMFLIGGAMAMVIRAELFQPGLQIVEPHFFNQMTTVHGLIMVFGAVMPAFTGLANWLVPMMIGAPDMALPRMNNWSFWILPFAFLILLSSLFMDGGGPAFGWTFYAPLSTQYSGDSTALFVFSVHIMGISSIMGAINVVVTILNMRAPGMTYMKMPLFVWTWLITAFLLIAVMPVLAGAVTMVLTDKFFGTSFFDAAGGGDPVMFQHIFWFFGHPEVYIMILPAFGIISAIVPTFSRKKLFGYASMVYATASIALLSFIVWAHHMFTTGMPVAAEMFFMFATMLISVPTGVKVFNWVATMWRGSLTFEVPMMFAIAFIVLFTIGGLSGLMLAITPVDFQYHDTYFVVAHFHYVLVTGAVFSIMAAVYYWLPKWTGKMFDITLAKWHFWCSLISVNVLFFPMHFVGLAGMPRRIPDYALQFADFNKWISIGGFAFGLSQLIFLVLIIKACRKIGEPVSDQVWEGAEGLEWEIPSPAPYHTFETPPVIR; this is encoded by the coding sequence ATGAATACAGAAACCGTAAACGAAGCACATGATTCGCATGATGGCCACGATGCCCATCACGAACATCACATACCCAAAGGCATTTTAAGATGGTTGTTCACCACGAACCATAAAGATATCGGCACGCTTTATCTTTGGTTCGCGTTCATCATGTTCTTAATAGGCGGCGCAATGGCAATGGTCATTCGCGCGGAGCTGTTTCAACCAGGTCTGCAAATCGTAGAACCACATTTCTTTAACCAAATGACCACAGTACACGGTCTTATTATGGTATTTGGTGCTGTTATGCCCGCCTTTACTGGTTTGGCAAACTGGCTCGTTCCAATGATGATTGGCGCGCCTGATATGGCACTACCGCGAATGAATAACTGGAGTTTTTGGATCCTACCATTTGCCTTCCTTATTTTGCTTTCGTCTCTATTTATGGATGGCGGCGGTCCTGCATTTGGTTGGACGTTCTACGCCCCTCTATCAACACAGTACAGTGGCGACAGCACCGCTTTGTTCGTGTTTTCCGTCCACATCATGGGTATTTCATCTATCATGGGCGCAATTAACGTGGTTGTGACCATATTAAATATGCGTGCACCAGGTATGACCTATATGAAAATGCCTTTGTTTGTATGGACTTGGTTGATTACGGCCTTCCTGCTTATAGCGGTTATGCCTGTGCTAGCAGGCGCGGTAACGATGGTTCTGACTGATAAGTTTTTCGGCACCAGTTTCTTTGATGCCGCAGGTGGTGGTGACCCCGTTATGTTCCAGCATATATTTTGGTTCTTCGGGCACCCTGAAGTTTACATAATGATTTTGCCTGCTTTCGGCATTATCTCGGCTATTGTTCCTACCTTCTCGCGTAAAAAGCTATTTGGCTATGCGTCTATGGTTTATGCAACGGCATCTATTGCTTTGTTGTCGTTCATTGTTTGGGCGCACCACATGTTTACAACCGGCATGCCGGTGGCCGCTGAGATGTTCTTTATGTTTGCGACCATGTTAATTTCCGTACCGACAGGTGTGAAAGTGTTTAACTGGGTAGCCACAATGTGGCGCGGTTCTTTAACCTTTGAAGTGCCGATGATGTTCGCTATCGCCTTTATCGTGTTATTTACTATTGGTGGTTTATCAGGCCTGATGCTGGCAATCACACCAGTGGATTTCCAATACCATGATACTTACTTCGTGGTTGCTCACTTCCACTATGTACTCGTTACTGGTGCCGTGTTCTCCATTATGGCCGCTGTTTATTACTGGTTGCCAAAATGGACCGGTAAAATGTTTGATATCACATTAGCTAAATGGCATTTCTGGTGTTCATTGATTTCAGTAAACGTTCTATTTTTCCCTATGCATTTTGTTGGACTAGCTGGCATGCCTCGTCGTATTCCTGACTACGCACTTCAGTTTGCAGACTTTAACAAATGGATAAGCATCGGCGGTTTTGCCTTCGGTCTGTCTCAATTGATTTTCTTGGTGCTTATTATCAAAGCGTGCAGAAAAATAGGTGAACCAGTGTCTGACCAAGTTTGGGAAGGTGCTGAAGGCTTGGAGTGGGAAATTCCATCACCAGCGCCGTATCACACTTTTGAAACACCACCGGTTATAAGATAA
- the coxB gene encoding cytochrome c oxidase subunit II, translating to MASTAAERSDLNLRQGVSDISLEVYDLHMLMFWICVVIGAVVFGVMFYSMVMHRKSTGAKPANFHENVKVEVLWTVIPFVILIAMAWPAATTLIAMEDTSEADVTIIVTGSQWKWHYKYKDNPDVEFFSLLATQREQINNKFTKGENYLLEVDRPLVIPTGKKVRFLITSDDVIHSWWVPDFAIKKDANPGFINEAWTNVNEPGIYRGQCAELCGQDHGFMPVVVIAKDPAEYEAWLKAEESTAMRAKEEEQRLLSMNMSMEELMTQGKKIYDTACIACHQANGGGLPPMFPALKGSKVALEKQNIPLHISMIINGKNNMPAFGKQLSMSEIAAVVTYERNAWGNNTGDMVQAKDVNAIINGK from the coding sequence ATAGCCTCAACGGCTGCAGAACGGTCTGACCTAAACCTACGTCAAGGTGTAAGCGATATCAGCTTAGAAGTGTATGACTTACACATGCTGATGTTTTGGATATGTGTTGTTATCGGTGCCGTCGTATTTGGTGTGATGTTTTATTCGATGGTAATGCACCGTAAATCTACCGGAGCTAAGCCAGCTAATTTTCATGAAAACGTGAAAGTAGAAGTACTGTGGACGGTTATTCCTTTTGTCATTCTTATTGCGATGGCGTGGCCAGCGGCCACAACTCTCATCGCTATGGAAGATACTAGTGAGGCTGACGTTACTATAATAGTGACGGGCTCGCAGTGGAAATGGCACTACAAATACAAAGACAATCCAGATGTCGAATTCTTTTCCTTACTTGCCACTCAAAGAGAGCAAATAAACAACAAATTCACCAAGGGCGAAAACTATCTGTTAGAAGTAGATAGACCTCTCGTCATTCCAACGGGTAAGAAAGTTCGTTTCTTGATAACTTCTGATGACGTTATCCATTCTTGGTGGGTTCCAGATTTCGCGATCAAAAAAGACGCCAACCCTGGTTTCATCAATGAAGCATGGACCAATGTTAATGAGCCTGGTATCTACCGCGGCCAATGCGCAGAATTATGCGGACAAGACCACGGCTTTATGCCTGTCGTTGTTATTGCTAAAGACCCCGCTGAATATGAAGCATGGCTGAAGGCAGAAGAATCAACCGCGATGAGAGCGAAAGAAGAGGAGCAGCGTCTGCTTTCCATGAACATGAGTATGGAAGAGTTAATGACGCAAGGTAAGAAAATATATGACACTGCCTGTATCGCTTGCCATCAAGCTAACGGTGGTGGCTTGCCACCTATGTTCCCAGCGTTGAAAGGCAGTAAAGTTGCCTTAGAAAAACAAAATATTCCGTTACATATTAGTATGATCATCAACGGTAAAAATAACATGCCGGCGTTTGGTAAGCAGTTATCTATGTCTGAAATAGCCGCAGTCGTTACTTATGAGCGAAATGCTTGGGGTAATAACACGGGCGACATGGTGCAAGCTAAAGATGTTAACGCAATAATTAACGGTAAATAG
- the lexA gene encoding transcriptional repressor LexA, with amino-acid sequence MRPLTPRQQEVLDLIKSTMIDTGMPPTRAEIARHLGFKSANAAEEHLKALAKKGVIDIIPGTSRGIKLNCALDDEADEGLPLIGRVAAGEPILATEHVECHYKIDPDLFKPNADFLLRVHGMSMKDIGIMDGDILAVHRTTDVHNGQVVVARVDEDVTVKRFEKRGSQVLLHAENDAFAPIKVDLASQPFNIEGIAVGVIRNSDWM; translated from the coding sequence ATGCGTCCACTAACTCCCAGGCAACAAGAAGTACTCGACCTTATTAAAAGTACAATGATTGATACGGGCATGCCGCCCACTCGTGCTGAAATTGCGCGTCACTTAGGTTTCAAGTCGGCGAATGCCGCTGAGGAGCATTTGAAAGCCCTCGCAAAGAAAGGGGTGATCGATATCATTCCTGGCACATCGCGTGGTATTAAACTGAATTGCGCATTAGATGACGAGGCTGACGAAGGTTTACCACTGATCGGCCGAGTAGCTGCAGGTGAGCCGATTTTGGCAACAGAGCATGTAGAATGTCATTATAAAATCGATCCCGACCTATTCAAACCAAACGCTGATTTTTTGCTTAGAGTTCACGGCATGAGTATGAAGGATATCGGGATTATGGACGGTGATATTTTGGCGGTGCATCGCACGACTGATGTTCATAACGGCCAAGTTGTCGTCGCTCGAGTTGATGAAGACGTTACGGTGAAGCGTTTTGAAAAACGAGGTAGCCAAGTTTTACTACATGCAGAAAACGACGCGTTCGCGCCTATTAAAGTCGATTTAGCCTCACAGCCTTTTAACATTGAAGGTATTGCCGTTGGCGTCATTCGTAATTCAGATTGGATGTAG